The nucleotide window ACATGCCGGCCGAACCCGCCGCGTCGGCCAGCAGCCGCACCATGGCCAGCAGGCGCGCCGGCGGAATGCCCTCGGCACCGGCCAGCACCGTGAACGCCCGCGATTGCAGCGCATCGCCGACCAGCAGCGCGGTCGCTTCATCGTAGGCCACGTGTACCGTGGGTTTGCCGCGGCGCAGGTCGTCGTCGTCCATGCACGGCATGTCGTCGTGCACCAGCGAATACGCATGGATCATTTCCACGGCCGCCGCCGCACGCGACAGCGCCGGCGCATCGGCACCGAACAGGGCACCGGCAGCGTAGACGAGCAGCGGGCGCACGCGCTTGCCGCCGCCCAGCAATGCATAGCGCATTGCTTCGTGCAGTTTCGCGGGTTCGGCGGTGTCGGCCGGTAAATACGCGGACATGTCCGCTTCCATGCCTTGCTGGATGCCACGCATCCAGTCCTGGAACGTGACGGCGTCGGGTGCGAACGTCATTGCCCGCCCTCGTCGCTGTCGGCGAAGGGCTTGAGCATGTCGCCTTCCAGGATTTTCACCTGTGATTCCACTTTTTCCAGCTGGGCGGCGCAGTATTTCACCAGTTCCGAACCGCGTGCGTAGGCCGCGACCGACGCCTCCAGCGGCAGTTGGCCGGATTCCATCTGCGTGACGAGCTGCGCCAGCTCGGCCATCGCCTCTTCGAAGGAGGCAGGCGCGGGGGCGGGCGCGGCATTCTCACCGCTGTTAATTTTATTGACCATGTCTTGATTTTGACTCAGTGCTGGAGTTTAGCCCGTTATTTTAGAACAAAGTGTCCCGCACGGTCCAAAATGACAACCCGGCCGGGCGTGCCATGTTGCAATTGCGGCCAGGGCGGCACCCCTGTTTGGCGAAAGGGAGCACAATGCCGGTCGCATCGGGGGTGAAACGAAGATTTATCGGCAGTATCACGCCGTTCACGCTATAATCTCCGGTTCTGTCCGAAACACCCGTTCTCATACTCTGAATTCAGGTCTTTGCGGATTCTGTCTCTTCTTGGTTTGCAGTACTTTAATTAAGGGGGGTTGGGATGTCCGATCTGGGTACCCACGCCAGGCTGGCGCGCTCGCACGCGCAACTTCCGGTCCACGTCTACTTTGACGAAGCGCTACTGCAGCGTGAAATGCAGCAATTGTTTCAGAACGGCCCACGCTACGTGGGCCATGAACTGATGGTGCCGAACATCGGCGACTTCACCACGCTCGCCTCGGAGAACGAGGGGCGCATGCTGGTCCGCAATGCCCAGGGTATCGAACTGCTGTCGAACGTCTGCCGGCACCGCCAGGCACTGATGTTCAACGGGCGCGGCAATGCCAACACGATCGTCTGTCCCCTGCACCGCTGGACCTACGACCTGAAGGGCGAACTGATCGGCGCACCGCATTTCCCCGAGACGCCGTGCCTGAACCTGCCCAAGGCGCCGCTGCAAAGCTGGAACGGCCTGTTGTTCGAGCAGAACGGCTACAACGTGATGGACAAGCTAAAGGACATGTCCGTCACGAAGGACCTGGACTTCACCGGCTACATGCTCGATCACGTGGAAGTGCACCACTGCGACTACAACTGGAAGACCTTCATCGAGGTCTACCTCGAGGATTACCACGTGGAGCCGTTCCACCCCGGCCTGGGCGGCTTTGTTTCCTGCGACGACCTGCGCTGGGAATTCGGCGCCGATTACTCGGTGCAGACGGTGGGCGTGAACCGCGGCCTGAAGAAATCCGGTTCGGACGTCTACCAGCGCTGGCATGAACAGGTGCTCAAGTTCCGCAACGGCGAAGCACCGCCGTTCGGCGCGATCTGGCTGACGCTGTATCCGAACATCATGGTCGAGTGGTATCCGCACGTGCTGGTGGTGTCGACCCTGTGGCCGGAAGGCCCGAACCGCACGAAGAACGTGGTGGAGTTCTACTACCCCGAAGAGATCGTGCTGTTCGAGCGCGAGTTCGTGGACGCGGAACGCGCCGCCTACATGGAGACGGCCGTCGAGGATGACGAGATCGCGCTGCGCATGGATGCCGGCCGCAAGATCCTGCTGGACCGGGGCACCACGGACGCGGGGCCGTACCAGAGCCCGATGGAAGACGGCATGCAGCACTTCCACGAATGGTACCGAAGTAAAATCGCCGTATAAATAAAACGATAACGAGGGGACAGATCCGGATCGCAACGGACTGTCCCCTCGATCATTTGAACAGAAGGAATGCAATGCAATCGCTGTGGATGTTGTTCGCCAGTTTTCTGTTCGCCGCCATGGGCGTGTGCGTGAAGCTGGCCTCGGATATGTTCTCCACCTCGGAGATCGTGATGTACCGCGGCATCGTGGGCGTGACCGTGCTGCTGGTGCTGATCCGCCTGCAGGGCGGCACATTGAAGACGCGTTTCGCGATGGGCCACCTGTGGCGCAGCGTGGTGGGCGTGATCTCCCTGTGGCTGTGGTTCTACTCGATCGCCAAGCTGCCGCTGGCCACGGCGATGACCCTGAACTACCTGTCGCCGATCTGGATCGCCGTGTGGCTGTTCGCGCATTGCTGGTGGCAGGCGAAGAACCAGGTGGCATGGCCGCTGCTGGTGGCGGTGGGCATGAGCTTTGTCGGCGTCGTGCTGCTGCTGCAGCCGGCGTTCCAGTCGGACCAGCTGGTGTACGCGCTGATCGCGATTTTCTCGTCGATCCTCACGGCGGTGGCCTACATGCAGGTGCGCAAGCTGGGCCTGGCCGGCGAGCCGGAAAACCGCGTGGTGTTCTATTTCGCCGTGTCGAACGTGGTGGCCGGCCTGCTCGGCACCGTGGCCGAAGCGGGTGGCGGCCCGGTCGTGTTCCACTCGCTGAACAGCGAATATGGTTTCCTGCTGCTGCTCGGCATCGGCCTGTTCGCCACCGCCGCGCAGATATCGATGACGCGCGCCTACCGCCTCGGCAACACGCTGGTGGTCGCCAACCTGCAATACACCGGCATCGTGTTTTCCAGTATCTGGGGCGTGCTCGTGTTTGCCGACTCGTTCGACTGGCACAGCTGGCTGGGCATCGGCATCATCCTCGCCTCCGGCAGCGCCGCCACGTTCTACAATACCCGGAACACCGAGCGCGGCAAGGCCGTTGCTTCGACCGACCCTATCGCCAGCGAAGTTTGAGGAGCCCCCATGCACACTACCCTGATCGACGCCGCCACCCTGGCCCTCCATGCCGCCGACCCGAAATGGGTCATCCTGGATTGCCGCCACGATTTGCTGAACCCGGCCTTCGGCCGCGAAGCGTTTGCCGCCGGCCACATCCCGGGCGCGCAATTCGCCAGCATCGACGATGACCTGTCCGGCCCGAAGACCGGCACCGGCAGCACCTTCCTCGGCCGGCATCCGCTGCCGGAGCGCGCGGCGCTGGTCCAGGCGCTGCGCCGCTTCGGCATCGACGACGACAGCCAGGTGGTGGCTTACGATGCCCAGGGCGGCATGTATGCCGCGCGGCTGTGGTGGCTGCTGCGCTGGATCGGCCATCAAGCGGTGGCCGTGCTCGATGGCGGCTTGCCGGCATGGCAGGCCGCGGGCCAGCCCGTGACGGCCGAACCGGCGCCGCAACGGAGCGCCGGCGGCATCGCCGAGCGGCCGTCGCTGACGCGCACGGTGTCGGTGGACGACGTGGTGGCCAACCTGGGCACGCAGGACTTCACCGTGGTCGATGCCCGCGCCAGCGACCGCTTCCGCGGCGAGAATGAAACCATCGATCCGGTCGGCGGCCACATCCCCGGCGCGAAGAACCGCTTCTTCAAGGACAACCTGGGGGCCGACGGCAAGTTCAAGCCGGCCGCGCAGCTGAAGGAAGACTTCGCGCCGCTGTTTGCCTCCCCTGCCGCCGCCGTGATGCAGTGCGGCTCCGGCGTGACCGCCTGCCACAACCTGCTGGCGCTGGAAGTGGCCGGCCTGCCGGGTGCCGCGCTGTACCCCGGCTCGTGGTCGGAGTGGTGCGCGGCGCCCGAGCGGCCGGTGGCGACCGGGGCGTGACGGAAAACGGGCGGTTGTTGACTTTCATCCACGACGATCCATAATCATTTCATGAAGACGCCGCCCGCCACGTTGAAGATCGGCCAATATCCCCAACTCGCGCTCATCGCCTGGAGCAGGCGGGCTGATGACATCATCACGGCCAGCGAGGCCTTCGAACTCTACGAAAGCAACTGGCGCTTCATCGAGCAGGAAAGCCTGGACGACGATGAACGGGAATTGATCGAAGTGTTGACCGCAACCTGCGGTAACGGACTGATGAATGTTTAAACGCGACCATCACAACCGGATCCTGAAACTGCTGTCATGCCTCGATACAGCCTTCCTGTCCAGGAATCACTGCTATTTCGGTGGAGGTACCGCCATCGTACTGGAGCTGGGTGAATACAGGGAGTCGGTCGATATCGACTTCCTCTGCGCATCGCAGGACGGTTATCGCGAGCTGCGAAATACGATCGATAACGTCTCACTGGGCGAGATTTTCGCCCGGCCGGTCGAGTTGGCCCGGGAAGTACGTGCCGACCGTTACGGTATCCGCACATTTCTCAGGATCGATGATGTGCCGGTGAAGTTCGAAATCGTCAGCGAAGGCCGGATCCATATCGATGGCGCGATCAATCCGGAGACTGGCGTGCCGACACTTTCGCGTGCCGATATGTATGCGGAAAAACTGCTCGCGAATGCCGATCGCTATCGTGACAAGGCGGTGGCAAGCCGGGACATCATCGACCTGGCAATGATGATCGGGAACTGGGGCCAAGTGCCCGAGGCGGCCTGGAGCAAGGTGCGCAAGGCCTATGGCAACTCGGCCGACCGCGCATTCGAGGAGGCTGTCGTCATGGTCAGCGACCGCGCTTATCTTGACCAATGCCTGGCAAAGATGCATATGGCACGGGAGCTTGCAGAGCAGATTCCGGCAGTGCTGCGCAGCGAATCATCTTCTCGATGAGGTAGTGCGTCACGTCTGCAATGCGGCTCCGGCATGACGGCCTGCCACAACCTGCTGGCGCTCGAAGTGGCCGGCCTGCCGGGTGCCGCGCTGCACCCGGGCTCGTGGGCGGAGTGGTGCGCGGCGCCCGAGCGGCCGGTGGCGACCGGGGCCTGAGTCCAACGGCGAGCCAGGCGCCTACAGGCCCTTTGCCGCGGCGGCCTTCAGCGCCTGCGCGATCCACGCCATCGCTTCCGGCACATCGTAGTTGCCGGCGTGCGGCTGGTTCCACGCCAGCCGGTAGTTCACTTCCTGCACGTTCGGGTCGGCCTGCAATGCACGCGCGAGGTTGATCGACACGGTGAATGCCGTGTCGCGGTCGCGCGTACCGTGCCGCACGTACCAGTAAGGCGCCGTGTCGGCGCCGCTGCTGCCGCCCGTGCCGATGTAGGCCATCGGATTGACCAGCTTCACCTGCGTCATGATGGGCGTCGCCGCCAGGCTGAAATGCCGGCTGCCGGTGATGCCGGTATCGTCGTAGCCGATGCCGTCGCCGTGCGCGTCGTTGTTGTCCCAGCCGTACTCGGTGAAGTTGCTGTACTTCTGGCTGTCCGTGCCGAACAGGTTCGATTCGCCGCTGGCGGCGGTGACCGACATGCCGGTCTGGTCGAACGCCGGCGCCGCCTTCAGCGTGGCTTGCGTGGCCACGAACTTCAGGTATTTCTCCATGTCGAGCGACACCACTTTCCTGGCGCCGTTGTCGACATCGAGCCAGTCGTTGATATAGGACTTCGCGGCGCCGGCGCTGGTGTAGGGCATCGCCTCGCCCAGGTCGGGGATGGTGCCGCCGGCCGCCATGTAGACCTCGGCCGAGCGGATCACTTCCTGGCGTATCTGGTCCATCATGTTGTCGGCCGTCAGGGCCGCGCCGTCGCTATTGGCCAGCTTCAGGCCCTGCTGGTAGGCGGAAAATTTCGCCGCCAGCTGCGCACTGCCCGACGGGTTCGGATTGCGCCCCACCGCGGCACGCGTGCCGAACGCGGTGTACAGCCATTCATAGTGCAGGTCGGCGTTGCCCAGGTCCGTGATCGGGCAATACGCATTGATGGCCAGGACATCGTCGCGCAGCGTGCTCTGGCCGCTGGCGTCGATGCCGGCTGCGCCCACCGAAGCCAGGTAAGGCAGGTAGTCGGCGCTGTTGCCGGATGCGCCGATGATCGACGACAGCGCGCCGCCGCCGCTGGTGCCGTTCACCACGATGCGGCTCGCGCTGCCGGGCATGCGCGCATCGTTCAGGCGAAGGTAGCGGATCGCCGCCTTGGCGTCGACCACGGGCGCAGGTGCCTTGCCGGGCCAGCTGCCGTCGGCCGCTGCCACGCCGCGGCTGCGCGTGGCCACGTCGATGAACACGTAGCCCGCCTTCAGCGCCGCGCCCACATGGCTGGTGGCGCTGTCGAAGCTGGCGCCATCGGCCACGCTGGCCCTGATATAGCTGGCAAACCAGCCGCTGTTGTTGACGGCGAAGTACAGCGCCGTATCGTTGCTGGCCGCCGCGCTTTCCGGCACGAAGATGTTCATGCTCTGGTAGCCGCATGCCGTGTTGGCGATCGTGGTGCTGCTGCCGTTGAGGGCCGTCTGCGTGGCCGCCATCGCCACCGGCTTCGCCACGTAGCACACCTCCCTGTACCAGCGCACCGGCACCTGCGCGCCATCGATGGTGACGTTGATGGTGGTGTACTTCGCGCTGTCGAAAACCAGCGCGCTGTCGGAAACGCCGACGGCCGCCGCCGCGTTACTGTCGTTGCCGGAGCCGCAGGCGGCCAGCGCCAGCAGCAGCGATGCGCCGAGCGCGCAAGCCTTCAGTGTCGTGTTTTTTTGATGCATGGAGTCTCCTGGTTGTGAATGGTGGACGAACGCGGGCACACGCCGCCGGAGTGCGGAGAGGCGGAGTGCAAGACGAGAACGGTGAATCGGGAAAGCCGCGGGCAGGTGGCGCGGCACGCGCGCACCTGCTAGGCCGGCGGCGGGATCGAAGCGATGTGGTGGGACTGCGGTGTCATGATTGTCTCCTCGCGGCGGCCGGGCGGGGGCAGGTTCAGCGCAGGCATCGCGCTGCTGCGGGGGCCCGGCAATGTCGAGGAAAGTATAGGTGGGCCACGCGGGGCCGGGAGTGCGTTTCGCTGCTTGAAGCGTGCTTTTTACTTATCGGGTGGCGCGTGCCGGGCCGCCTTCGTCGGCCCGGCGGCACTGCGTCCGCCACCCGTCAAACAACGTCCAGCCAGCTCACAACCCGAGTGCCCGCGCCAGCGCCGCCATCTCTTCTCGCCAGCGCTGCTGGCTGGCCGGTTTCTGGTGGCGCGGCTTGCGGGCCAGGTCTTCGGCCAGCAAGGCCTCGAGTTCGCACAGCCGTTCCAGCAGGCTGTCCGCATCGGTTGCCGGCGCGCGGGCGACGGCGGCCACCGGCGCTGCGGCGGTAGCGGAAGGCGCCGCGCCCAGCCGCGCGAACGCATCGGCCGCATCCTGCCACTGCTCCAGCCGCCCTTCGTGCACCACCCAGTAGCGGTTGCAGCACCGTTCGATCAGCTCGCGGTCGTGCGACACCAGCAGGCAGCCGCCCTCGAACGCCT belongs to Pseudoduganella albidiflava and includes:
- a CDS encoding nucleotidyl transferase AbiEii/AbiGii toxin family protein, encoding MFKRDHHNRILKLLSCLDTAFLSRNHCYFGGGTAIVLELGEYRESVDIDFLCASQDGYRELRNTIDNVSLGEIFARPVELAREVRADRYGIRTFLRIDDVPVKFEIVSEGRIHIDGAINPETGVPTLSRADMYAEKLLANADRYRDKAVASRDIIDLAMMIGNWGQVPEAAWSKVRKAYGNSADRAFEEAVVMVSDRAYLDQCLAKMHMARELAEQIPAVLRSESSSR
- a CDS encoding polyprenyl synthetase family protein, which encodes MTFAPDAVTFQDWMRGIQQGMEADMSAYLPADTAEPAKLHEAMRYALLGGGKRVRPLLVYAAGALFGADAPALSRAAAAVEMIHAYSLVHDDMPCMDDDDLRRGKPTVHVAYDEATALLVGDALQSRAFTVLAGAEGIPPARLLAMVRLLADAAGSAGMCGGQAIDLDSVGLALTLEQLERMHQLKTGALLRASVVLGALAGKDLSATELEALHAYSRAIGLAFQVVDDVLDATADSATLGKTAGKDAADNKPTYVSILGLDESVALAEQLRRDAHAALGAFGDGAQRLRELADLIVQRKA
- a CDS encoding aromatic ring-hydroxylating oxygenase subunit alpha, whose translation is MSDLGTHARLARSHAQLPVHVYFDEALLQREMQQLFQNGPRYVGHELMVPNIGDFTTLASENEGRMLVRNAQGIELLSNVCRHRQALMFNGRGNANTIVCPLHRWTYDLKGELIGAPHFPETPCLNLPKAPLQSWNGLLFEQNGYNVMDKLKDMSVTKDLDFTGYMLDHVEVHHCDYNWKTFIEVYLEDYHVEPFHPGLGGFVSCDDLRWEFGADYSVQTVGVNRGLKKSGSDVYQRWHEQVLKFRNGEAPPFGAIWLTLYPNIMVEWYPHVLVVSTLWPEGPNRTKNVVEFYYPEEIVLFEREFVDAERAAYMETAVEDDEIALRMDAGRKILLDRGTTDAGPYQSPMEDGMQHFHEWYRSKIAV
- a CDS encoding subtype B tannase encodes the protein MHQKNTTLKACALGASLLLALAACGSGNDSNAAAAVGVSDSALVFDSAKYTTINVTIDGAQVPVRWYREVCYVAKPVAMAATQTALNGSSTTIANTACGYQSMNIFVPESAAASNDTALYFAVNNSGWFASYIRASVADGASFDSATSHVGAALKAGYVFIDVATRSRGVAAADGSWPGKAPAPVVDAKAAIRYLRLNDARMPGSASRIVVNGTSGGGALSSIIGASGNSADYLPYLASVGAAGIDASGQSTLRDDVLAINAYCPITDLGNADLHYEWLYTAFGTRAAVGRNPNPSGSAQLAAKFSAYQQGLKLANSDGAALTADNMMDQIRQEVIRSAEVYMAAGGTIPDLGEAMPYTSAGAAKSYINDWLDVDNGARKVVSLDMEKYLKFVATQATLKAAPAFDQTGMSVTAASGESNLFGTDSQKYSNFTEYGWDNNDAHGDGIGYDDTGITGSRHFSLAATPIMTQVKLVNPMAYIGTGGSSGADTAPYWYVRHGTRDRDTAFTVSINLARALQADPNVQEVNYRLAWNQPHAGNYDVPEAMAWIAQALKAAAAKGL
- a CDS encoding DMT family transporter, which gives rise to MQSLWMLFASFLFAAMGVCVKLASDMFSTSEIVMYRGIVGVTVLLVLIRLQGGTLKTRFAMGHLWRSVVGVISLWLWFYSIAKLPLATAMTLNYLSPIWIAVWLFAHCWWQAKNQVAWPLLVAVGMSFVGVVLLLQPAFQSDQLVYALIAIFSSILTAVAYMQVRKLGLAGEPENRVVFYFAVSNVVAGLLGTVAEAGGGPVVFHSLNSEYGFLLLLGIGLFATAAQISMTRAYRLGNTLVVANLQYTGIVFSSIWGVLVFADSFDWHSWLGIGIILASGSAATFYNTRNTERGKAVASTDPIASEV
- a CDS encoding sulfurtransferase, producing MHTTLIDAATLALHAADPKWVILDCRHDLLNPAFGREAFAAGHIPGAQFASIDDDLSGPKTGTGSTFLGRHPLPERAALVQALRRFGIDDDSQVVAYDAQGGMYAARLWWLLRWIGHQAVAVLDGGLPAWQAAGQPVTAEPAPQRSAGGIAERPSLTRTVSVDDVVANLGTQDFTVVDARASDRFRGENETIDPVGGHIPGAKNRFFKDNLGADGKFKPAAQLKEDFAPLFASPAAAVMQCGSGVTACHNLLALEVAGLPGAALYPGSWSEWCAAPERPVATGA
- a CDS encoding exodeoxyribonuclease VII small subunit — encoded protein: MVNKINSGENAAPAPAPASFEEAMAELAQLVTQMESGQLPLEASVAAYARGSELVKYCAAQLEKVESQVKILEGDMLKPFADSDEGGQ